Genomic window (Chryseobacterium sp. H1D6B):
ACTAAAAGTGCCAAGCATTAATGCAAATAAGAATGTAATTCTAAATAAATTTTTCATTTTGAAATTTTTTTAATTTAATAATTAGTTTTGTCATATAATCCCTGACATGGGTTTTGCTGATCAGGCTTTTTATTTTTTTGTTGTGCGCACAAGCAAAAAACATTATTAGTGTTTGAATTCCTAAGCAAACATATAAAAGCTGACAAATAATTATTAAATGATTTACCCTTAAACTTCTACTTAAATTACTAAGGGTATAATTTAAGGGTGTATACAGTTTTGATTTTCAGTTGTTTATTTTTATCAAGTTATTAGAGAGTCTTTATACATTTTACTCATTTCCTGTATTTCTTTTTTGCTTTTTATTTCAATTTTCTTGTAAATATTTGATAAATGAGTTGATAATGTTTTCTCAGAGATATTTAAGGTTTTGCTTAATTCAGAATATTTCAAATTCGGATTGCCTAAAAGCATCATTAAAATTTCAGTTTCTCTTACTGAGAGTTTTTCAAATGGAATGCTCTTTTTGATTTCTTTTTTTCTAAGGGGATATAAAAAGTAATTAACTGATATCATGAAAAAGCCTAAGCTGAAAAATGTCTGTTCAATAAATTGATTATCTCCAAATATTAATATGGTCAAAGGCAATGAAATAAGTCCTAAGAATGATAGAATTCCTACAATATCATGAATTTTAAATATGATATTTTTATGTTTTTTCATTTTTTTTATTTGCTGTTTAGCCACTAGAATTATTGCAAGTGATAAAAGAGCAAGAATAAAAGTTAAAAAGTATATTCGTGAATAACTTAAAGAACCAGTAATTGTATAGGGAAGTATAAAAAGAATTAAGAGGGTTAACAATGCAAAAATAGCAATTATACTTAAAGAGAATTCTTTAATAAAATTTAATCCATGTTCTTTTTTTATAAAAGTAAAATAATGAAAAGCTACACCTACTCCAACAATCCAAGCAAAAATATTCTGGGACATGATGTTGACTCCAAGACTTTTATCGGGAAGTAGTCCTTCTACGAAATTATAGAGTAAGCCTGAGTAAATAAGTCCTAAAAATTTTAAATAAAATTTTCTATCTCTTCTTTTCCAAACCAAGAGCAGCTGTACAGAAACAACTATAATTAATAGTACAAATATTAATATATAAAGAAATGTACTAAAGTTAATTTCAGTATTAAACATATTTTAAAAAATATAAAGGATAGTCTAATTCAAAAGTTTCATGAAAAATTTCGAAGCCATTTTGTGTATAAAAGGCCCGGTTTTCGGGCGTTGTTGTTTCTATGTAAATAAGCTCATCTTTATACATTTTCAATGATTCTTTCAAAAGTTTTTTTCCTATTCCATTTCCTTGCTCGTTTGGTATCACAGCCATTAGCCATAAATGAATAAACTTTTCTTTAGGATGAAAGTTTTTCAAAAGTTTTTCCCTTCTTAAAACTTTAAACATATTATCTAAACCAATACAAGCAATTAATAATCTGCCTTCCAGTAATAGTTTTTTAAAACTAAATTCATTTCTATCTAAGTATAAAATACATCCTTTGTTGTCGTCACTTAAAAATATATTGCCATCCAGCATAGATAAATCGAACTGAAATTCCATTAAAGCTTTCAGTCTTTTATATCTATTGCCAGATTTCTTTACAACAAAATTTATAGAATTAGGAATAAGAACATTAATAAAAGCCTGACATAATATATCAACCGCTTTTTCTCTATCAGAAAAGGTAGCTTTTTTCACGCATTTGATTTTTACAAAAATAGGAATAAATAAAAGAATTTTTAGTCACTTTTGTTTTGTTAATCAGTGTTTTATGGTAATTGTTGTTTTTAATTTATTTTTTTAATTAAACTATACATTAAAAGCATTGCAGTAATTTTTTTTCCCTTTTGTGATGAATAAAATAATGTCTTAAAACAGCAGTATCGTGATAATTCCTTATGTTCAAAAAAAAAGCATCCATCAGGATGCTTTTATATCTTATTTTTAAAATAACTATTTTTCTAAAATTCTCTTCACTGCTTCTTTTACTGCTTCAGAATCAATTTTATATTTCTTCATTAATTCAGCAGGTGTTGCAGATTCTCCGAAAGTATCATTCACTGCTACAAATTCTTGTCTTGTAGGTCTCTTTCTAGCAAGCATTCCTGCAATAGACTCTCCTAAACCTCCAAGGTAGTTGTGTTCTTCTGCAGTGACAATCTTACCGGTTTTTTCAACTGATTTTAATATGATTTCGTCATCCAAAGGTTTAATCGTGTGTATGTTGATCACTTCACAAGAGATCCCTTCTTTTTCAAGCTCATCTGCAGCCACAAGAGATTCCCAAACCAAGTGTCCTGTTGCAACGATCGTTACATCTGTACCTTCTTGTAAAAGAATTCCTTTTCCAATTTCGAAAGGCATATCCTCAGGAATGAAAACAGGAACAGTAGGTCTTCCGAATCTTAAATATACAGGACCTTCAAAATCTGCAATCGCAAGAGTTGCTGCTTTTGTCTGATTGTAGTCACAAGGATTGATGACAGTCATGCCCGGAAGCATTTTCATCATTCCGATATCTTCCAGAACCTGATGTGTTGCACCGTCTTCACCCAACGTAAGGCCGGCGTGAGAAGCACATATTTTTACATTTTTCCCAGAATAAGCGATAGACTGACGGATCTGGTCATATACTCTTGAAGTAGAGAAATTGGCGAAAGTTCCTGTGAAAGGAATTTTCCCTGTAATGCTCAGTCCTGCAGCAAGTCCCATCATGTTAGCTTCTGCAATTCCAACCTGAATAAATCTTTCAGGAGCTTTTTCAATGAATTTTTCCATTTTCAAAGAACCGATAAGGTCTGCACAAAGTGCCACAACATTAGGGTTTTTATCAGCAAGTTCTGCTAAGCCAGCTCCAAATCCGGAACGTGTATCTTTTTTTTCTGTATATGTATATTTCATTTTTTTGTACTAGTTATTAATTAAAGATTACTCTTTATGGGGTTGATTACTAACTTATTTAATTAATAATCAGCAGGAGCTTCTAAATATAATTGTTTGAAAGCGGTATCAAGCTGCTCGTCATTAGGAGCTTTTCCATGCCAAGAGTGGCTTCCCATCATATAATCTACTCCGTAACCCATTTCTGTATGAAGCATAATTACTACTGGTTTTCCTTTTCCTGTTTCTGTTTTAGCTCTTTCAAGAATAGCGATCACAGCTTCAAGGTCATTACCGTTTTTCTCTTCTAGAACGATCCATCCGAATGCTTCAAGTTTAGCATGTAAATCTCCTAAGCTTAATACATCATCAGTATCACCGTCAATTTGACGTCCATTGTAATCGATCGTTGAAATGATATTATCTACTTTTTTAGCCGCAGCAAACATAAATGCTTCCCAGATCTGGCCTTCCTGAAGTTCACCGTCTCCATGAAGAGAGTAAACTAAAGACTGATCTCCGTCCATTTTTTTTCCTAAAGCATCACCAAGTGCTACAGAAAGCCCTTGTCCTAAAGATCCAGATGCAATACGGATACCTGGTAATCCCTCATGAGTAGTAGGGTGTCCCTGTAACCTTGAATTTAATTTTCTAAACGTTTTTAATTCCTCTACAGGGAAAAAACCAAATCTAGCTAAAGTAGAATAGAAAACCGGTGAAATATGCCCGTTTGAAAGATAAAAATGATCTTCATTTTTGCCTTCCATAGTGAAAGGCAGATGATAGTTCAACACCTTTCCGTAAAGCGCTGTAAAATATTCTGTACAGCCTAAACTTCCTCCTGGGTGACCTGAATTCACAGCATGAACCATTCTTAAAATGTCTCTTCTGATTTGTGTAGTAAGAGATTTTAGCTCTTCGATACTTTTACTCATTTTATCTGATTTATTTGCACGCGAATTTACAATTTTTTACCGGCTTATGGAAATGTAAAGATCCAAGTACAAAACCCGGATCCTTAATAATTTAAATACTATATTTTTTAACAGCCTTTGTTCATGTATGCTGAAAGCCTGCTGATAATAGGATGGATACATTTAAATATAACTGCTTCCACCAAAACTTATTTTATTTTTTTCTGATGATCCATAACCCGATGAAAGTCAGTAATCCATTGATGATTAAAAGTTCAAGTCCAATTTTAAACTCTCCAAAAATATTCTGCTGGTATTTATCGATGAAATAAGAGGCGATAGGTGCCGCAATACAGATGTAAGGAACCAGTTTATCCTGAACTTTATACTTTGTAAAGATCCCAAAAGCAAACAGTCCTAACAGAGGGCCGTAAGTAAATCCTGCTAATTTTAAGATCAGCCCGATCATTGAATTATCATTAATGATCTTAAAGATCACAACCATAATTAAGAAAGAAAGAGCCACAATTAAATGGGTCTTTTTACGGAATTTTTCTTTTTTATTATCTGTCCACTCTTTCTTTTCCTTCATCCCGAAAATATCGATGCATATAGAAGAAGTAAGAGCTGTCATAGCACCGTCTGCACTTGGAAATAATGCAGAAATCAAGGCGATGATGAAAATAATTGATATAAAACTAGGCATGTGGTTCAGTGCAATTTCCGGGAATATTTTGTCCCCGAAAATATCTTTTCCATGTAATAAAAACTCTTTTTTAGGAATGCCGTCTACGATT
Coding sequences:
- a CDS encoding LuxR C-terminal-related transcriptional regulator — protein: MFNTEINFSTFLYILIFVLLIIVVSVQLLLVWKRRDRKFYLKFLGLIYSGLLYNFVEGLLPDKSLGVNIMSQNIFAWIVGVGVAFHYFTFIKKEHGLNFIKEFSLSIIAIFALLTLLILFILPYTITGSLSYSRIYFLTFILALLSLAIILVAKQQIKKMKKHKNIIFKIHDIVGILSFLGLISLPLTILIFGDNQFIEQTFFSLGFFMISVNYFLYPLRKKEIKKSIPFEKLSVRETEILMMLLGNPNLKYSELSKTLNISEKTLSTHLSNIYKKIEIKSKKEIQEMSKMYKDSLIT
- a CDS encoding GNAT family N-acetyltransferase — translated: MKKATFSDREKAVDILCQAFINVLIPNSINFVVKKSGNRYKRLKALMEFQFDLSMLDGNIFLSDDNKGCILYLDRNEFSFKKLLLEGRLLIACIGLDNMFKVLRREKLLKNFHPKEKFIHLWLMAVIPNEQGNGIGKKLLKESLKMYKDELIYIETTTPENRAFYTQNGFEIFHETFELDYPLYFLKYV
- a CDS encoding transketolase, which encodes MSKSIEELKSLTTQIRRDILRMVHAVNSGHPGGSLGCTEYFTALYGKVLNYHLPFTMEGKNEDHFYLSNGHISPVFYSTLARFGFFPVEELKTFRKLNSRLQGHPTTHEGLPGIRIASGSLGQGLSVALGDALGKKMDGDQSLVYSLHGDGELQEGQIWEAFMFAAAKKVDNIISTIDYNGRQIDGDTDDVLSLGDLHAKLEAFGWIVLEEKNGNDLEAVIAILERAKTETGKGKPVVIMLHTEMGYGVDYMMGSHSWHGKAPNDEQLDTAFKQLYLEAPADY
- a CDS encoding transketolase family protein, which encodes MKYTYTEKKDTRSGFGAGLAELADKNPNVVALCADLIGSLKMEKFIEKAPERFIQVGIAEANMMGLAAGLSITGKIPFTGTFANFSTSRVYDQIRQSIAYSGKNVKICASHAGLTLGEDGATHQVLEDIGMMKMLPGMTVINPCDYNQTKAATLAIADFEGPVYLRFGRPTVPVFIPEDMPFEIGKGILLQEGTDVTIVATGHLVWESLVAADELEKEGISCEVINIHTIKPLDDEIILKSVEKTGKIVTAEEHNYLGGLGESIAGMLARKRPTRQEFVAVNDTFGESATPAELMKKYKIDSEAVKEAVKRILEK